Genomic segment of Syngnathus acus chromosome 10, fSynAcu1.2, whole genome shotgun sequence:
TCAAGCTTTTGTTCAGAAAGACCCTCTGGATGGAACCCGGGTAGGTTTTCAGAAGTCAcgtttgaatatttttggttAAATTTAACTTTCCAGAAAAAAtgcatgcatatttttattttagtaatGTATGTGTGGCTATTTGGGTTGACTTATGTTATGGAGGGTCAAAACAAGCACAATGCCAttgttgaaaaatgtcagGGTTTACTTTCTCATTAGCTTGCCATCTCTGAAGTGCCATACGGTCTTCCTCACGCTATCGATCGTGTTACCGCTGCTTTCAGCCTGCTGCTGCCTTTGTCATTTACGTTCGCACAGGGGGTCATCCTGTAGACAGGAAGCTAATTACCATCAGAGCAATTCCCTCTGGAAGCATTTCCGTTACTCACTTGtatttgcttgtgtgtgtgtgtgtgtgcacatcaGCAACAATCATGTTTCAGTGACCAGAAGAAAACCTCCAACCTTGAGGCATATGTCAGGTGGTTCAACAGGCTGTGTTATCTGGTTGCAACTGAGATCTGCATGGTGAGTAGTGGAAATGGGTGCACTTACTGAGAAAAAGTATAAACACCTGTCAACATTTTAGCGTGTCATTGTGTTGTGGGCGGCCAAAGGTACATTTGCAATAATCATGCTGTCAAATCAGTATTTTGCTAATTCCGCTCACAACTGGACATATAGTGCTCACTAACACAGATTTAGACAGATTTGTGAATAATATTTAAGAGAAACTGTCTTTTGGTGGATATTAAGGTTTTGGTTTAATCTTTTAAATTGCGTAGTTCGAAACAATGTAATGGTAACAactgttttgtaaaaaaaatatctatgtgtacattttgtttgatagatttgcttcattttttgGAACCCGTTCAAATTAAAATAGGTTTGTTACGAATCGTGACTACCCTCTAGTGGTTACTGTTTATGCAAGACGCTAATCCTCTGTTTTTATTATCTtaacagaatgttttttttataccttTACTATGCTTTTCAGCTCTTTATATCTACAGTAGTTACCATTGGCTTCCTTGGATCTTCTTTGGCAGTAAACTCATGGACTAGCCAGGCGTCTGACCTTTAGTGAAATAAACGCTTCGATTCCACACAATAATGAACAGACCGATCGATTTGTCTCCATACTTATTATGGTTGTTCATTGCCTATTGCAGCCTGCAAAAAAGAAGCAGAGGGCCCTGGTGATAGAGTTTTTTATCGACGTGGCCAGAGAGTGTTTCAACATCGGAAACTTCAACTCGCTCATGGCCATCATCTGTGAGTCCACTAATCTTATGCTTGATTGAATTACAAGgcattaataattaaaatgtctCCCGCCCCTCGTTAGCCGGTATGAACATGAGTCCTGTGTCAAGACTGAAGAAGACCTGGGGCAAGGCCAAGACTGCTAAATTCTTTATTTTGGAGGTAAGAAATTCTGTACGGCCATTCACTAAGACCATCATACACCACACAGTAAGATGTGTCCTAAtgataaattgtttttaatagaCTATGCCCTTGGGAATGATAAATGCTTGTCCATTTTTTCATTACTACTGCCACAGCAGGTTCTATTCTGAAGTTGACAGTCTTGCGCTTTCCCTTGACAGCATCAAATGGATCCTACAGGCAACTTTTACAACTACAGGACCGCGCTGAGGGGTGCCGCCCATCGCTCTCGGACGGCTAGCAGTAACAGAGAAAAGGTAGGCGTCCATGTTGTCTCTCGGCTTTGCTCGCTCTTTCGCTTGCTTTGCCCTCACTTCTGTTTCCCCACCTCAGATTGTGATCCCCTTCTTCAGTCTTCTCATTAAAGATATTTACTTTCTGAATGAAGGATGCGCCAATCGACTTCCCAACGGCCATGTTAATTTTGAGGTgagattttttatattttttattgtgacCATCcagcaacaaaacacaaaacgttCTCTTTCTATTCTGTTTCTGACAatgttattttagaaatttGTGGAGCTGGGCAGGCAAGTTGGGGAATTCATGATCTGGAAGCAGGTGGAGTGTCCATTTGAGGAGGATCAGGCCATTCTACATTACCTCCACACTGCCCCCATCTTCAGTGAGGATGGTTAGTGTCTCGTGCACTTGTTTTTCCCTTAGGGCCACAGCATTGGGGACACCTCAAAAATCTGATGAGGGAGAGCAATGTCCTCCCCGCTAAATTATGCCTTTCGATAATAATGCTCAGATTTTATTAACAATGTCGGTGTGGTATTAATGTAATGATATCTTAAATGTTTCAACATTCTAATGTTGAGTAAATTGCTTCTTCCCAGGACTCTACCTTGCATCCTATGAGAGTGAGAGTCCAGAGAACCAGGTGGAAAAGGACAGGTGGAAAGCTCTCAGGTAATTGTTGGAATGTTGTGGgatgcaaaatgttttaatgtaaTTTGTGATTTGATATAGGCAAATCTCTCTGGGGTCATTCTAAGCCGAAAGTCAAACAACAAGATTCTGAATTGACCTGCAAAACAGCGACTGTGTGTGCATGGTCAAGGAGCAGACTTTGACAAGAACCTGTCATTCACCATCTCTGTTCTCCCTCCCAGGTCAAACGTTCTGGGAAAGACATGAGGCACTGAAGGCAGCTGATCCTCTCACCAGCGAGGGCGCGCATGTTCCCATTGCACTATAATGAACTGAGAAGGAACCAAGCTGG
This window contains:
- the LOC119129023 gene encoding ras-GEF domain-containing family member 1C-like codes for the protein MPQTGCSGTMFTTPSGFSPHLACAEPEEEEEAAQEGQGPAACLADGPPISSASLETLIQNLVPTADYYPEKAYVFTFLLSARLFIPPAELLARVCELCIKQQQLDQSPLDTAKVRRFGPKILQLLTEWTETFPSDFKEEKMVGLLKDIIHRIAPCDEAYWKTLNQVLQKLSQRLALMSQGEESIIKVSLNASYISDKLVAFKTKPPPIQKDMLSICNDPYTLAQQLTHVELEHLSHIGPEEFVQAFVQKDPLDGTRQQSCFSDQKKTSNLEAYVRWFNRLCYLVATEICMPAKKKQRALVIEFFIDVARECFNIGNFNSLMAIISGMNMSPVSRLKKTWGKAKTAKFFILEHQMDPTGNFYNYRTALRGAAHRSRTASSNREKIVIPFFSLLIKDIYFLNEGCANRLPNGHVNFEKFVELGRQVGEFMIWKQVECPFEEDQAILHYLHTAPIFSEDGLYLASYESESPENQVEKDRWKALRSNVLGKT